From Candidatus Neomarinimicrobiota bacterium, a single genomic window includes:
- the coaE gene encoding dephospho-CoA kinase (Dephospho-CoA kinase (CoaE) performs the final step in coenzyme A biosynthesis.) has translation MLRIGITGGIGSGKDVVSKRMGELGAYVLDADYEAKRILRENEKVQEDLIQEFGTDILNPDGTISEKKLAIKGFANEETQAILNAIIHPYVFDEIDARYEAENKKKEAPVFVVNAALIYESGLDQHLDYVVVVTAQYGLRMQRALKRGKLTREQIQKRMDLQLPEESKVKMADFVLDNDGTEEDLMNQIDVTYNEFV, from the coding sequence ATGTTGCGCATAGGAATCACGGGTGGCATTGGAAGTGGAAAGGACGTGGTTTCCAAAAGGATGGGAGAACTGGGCGCCTATGTTCTTGATGCTGATTATGAGGCGAAAAGAATTCTCCGGGAGAACGAGAAAGTCCAGGAAGACCTGATCCAGGAATTCGGTACCGACATTCTCAATCCTGATGGAACCATCAGTGAAAAAAAACTCGCCATAAAAGGCTTCGCAAATGAAGAAACCCAGGCCATTCTCAATGCCATTATTCACCCGTATGTCTTTGACGAAATCGATGCCCGATATGAAGCCGAAAACAAAAAAAAGGAAGCACCCGTTTTCGTGGTCAATGCGGCCCTCATCTATGAATCGGGACTCGACCAGCACCTGGACTATGTCGTTGTCGTCACAGCCCAGTATGGTCTCCGAATGCAAAGGGCTCTTAAAAGAGGCAAACTGACCCGGGAACAAATCCAGAAGCGGATGGATCTCCAGCTGCCCGAAGAATCGAAAGTGAAGATGGCCGATTTCGTTCTGGATAATGACGGTACGGAAGAAGATCTCATGAACCAGATTGACGTGACATACAATGAGTTTGTTTAA